One genomic region from Hyalangium minutum encodes:
- a CDS encoding DUF3006 domain-containing protein — protein MRKATVDRFEEELAVLIVDGQQVTWPRANLPAEVHEGDVIDLDTGTIDTEATSELREQVRQARKQAKKKKPAPTGNFDL, from the coding sequence ATGCGTAAGGCCACCGTGGACCGCTTCGAGGAAGAGCTGGCCGTGCTCATCGTCGACGGGCAGCAGGTGACCTGGCCCCGCGCCAACCTGCCTGCGGAGGTGCACGAGGGTGACGTGATCGATCTCGACACGGGGACGATCGACACGGAGGCCACCTCGGAGCTGCGCGAGCAGGTGCGGCAGGCCCGGAAGCAGGCGAAGAAGAAGAAGCCCGCGCCCACAGGCAACTTCGACCTCTGA
- a CDS encoding MFS transporter, with the protein MKEGQTQGAGVSGRLPRTVVVLGVVSLLTDVSSEMIFPLLPAFLAARLPAAPLLLGAMEGLADLISALLKYQSGVWSDRARRLKPLVLLGYGVSCFARPMMAFVTAVWQPLVIRSLDRVGKGVRSTPRDAIIAHTVPEGARGRAFGFHRGMDHAGAALGSLVAIVLVAAGLRVEQVFLAAVVPGVLGVLAILLASEPPRVLVQAGGSAQKQAPVPRRLAYYLVPVVLFGIANSTDAFILLKLSEEGARPEWLPMAWLMLHAVKAGVSYPAGWLADRLGASRLVLAGWLLYALSYLALSQVHGLRGTLVVMGLYGLYHALSEGAEKSLLASLVPAAARGRAFGLYNGLAGGASLAAGLLFGAMWTRWGSSVAFLTAGILAALSAVLLVLLLPRARSTA; encoded by the coding sequence GTGAAGGAAGGTCAGACCCAGGGAGCCGGAGTGTCCGGAAGGCTGCCGCGCACCGTGGTGGTGCTTGGCGTGGTGTCGCTGCTGACGGATGTGAGCAGCGAGATGATCTTCCCGCTGCTGCCGGCGTTCCTGGCCGCGCGCCTCCCCGCGGCGCCGCTGCTGCTGGGGGCGATGGAGGGACTGGCGGATCTCATCTCCGCGCTGCTCAAGTACCAGTCTGGGGTGTGGTCGGATCGGGCGCGGCGGCTGAAGCCGTTGGTGCTCCTGGGCTACGGCGTGTCCTGCTTCGCGCGGCCGATGATGGCTTTCGTGACGGCCGTGTGGCAGCCGCTCGTCATCCGCTCGCTGGACCGGGTGGGCAAGGGCGTGCGGAGCACCCCGAGGGACGCGATCATCGCGCACACCGTGCCCGAGGGTGCCCGAGGCCGGGCCTTCGGCTTTCACCGGGGCATGGACCATGCGGGAGCGGCGCTCGGCTCGCTGGTGGCCATCGTGCTGGTGGCAGCAGGGCTGCGGGTGGAGCAGGTATTTCTCGCGGCAGTCGTGCCGGGCGTGCTGGGCGTGCTGGCGATCCTGCTGGCCTCCGAGCCACCTCGGGTGCTGGTTCAGGCAGGGGGCTCGGCCCAGAAGCAGGCGCCTGTGCCGAGGCGGCTGGCGTACTACTTGGTACCGGTGGTGCTCTTCGGGATCGCCAACTCGACGGATGCGTTCATTCTTCTGAAGCTGAGCGAGGAAGGGGCGCGCCCGGAGTGGCTGCCGATGGCGTGGCTGATGCTGCACGCGGTGAAGGCGGGAGTGTCCTATCCGGCAGGCTGGCTGGCGGATCGGCTGGGGGCCTCGCGGCTGGTGCTGGCAGGGTGGCTGCTGTACGCGCTGAGCTATTTGGCGCTCTCGCAAGTGCACGGGCTGAGGGGCACGCTCGTGGTCATGGGTCTCTATGGGCTGTACCACGCGCTCTCCGAGGGCGCGGAGAAGTCACTGCTCGCCTCGCTGGTGCCAGCGGCGGCACGAGGACGGGCCTTTGGCCTCTACAACGGACTGGCGGGAGGCGCCTCGCTGGCGGCAGGGCTGCTCTTCGGGGCGATGTGGACGCGCTGGGGCAGCTCGGTGGCCTTCCTCACGGCGGGGATACTGGCGGCGCTGAGCGCGGTCCTGCTCGTGCTGCTGCTGCCCCGCGCCCGGTCCACGGCCTGA
- a CDS encoding OsmC family protein, producing the protein MSNLYTGEVRTTGESMARSTTEVHAFKIFMDEPPELGGRNGAPSPLDFILAAHAGCLNYMTFFIAKELGIPVSGTEITVRGSLDPAKFAGTDRNVRAGYQSLEVEIRIKSTASLEQIAKLKSEIEARCPVSDNLANPTPVHITMKATA; encoded by the coding sequence ATGTCGAATCTGTACACCGGAGAGGTGCGCACCACCGGCGAGAGCATGGCCCGCAGCACCACCGAGGTGCATGCTTTCAAGATCTTCATGGACGAGCCTCCGGAGCTGGGCGGCCGCAATGGAGCGCCGAGCCCGCTGGACTTCATCCTGGCCGCGCACGCGGGCTGCCTGAACTACATGACGTTCTTCATCGCCAAGGAGCTGGGCATCCCGGTGTCGGGGACGGAGATCACGGTGCGGGGCTCGCTCGATCCCGCGAAGTTCGCCGGCACCGACCGCAACGTCCGCGCCGGATACCAGTCGCTGGAGGTGGAGATTCGCATCAAGAGCACCGCCAGCCTGGAGCAGATCGCGAAGCTCAAGAGCGAGATCGAGGCGCGCTGCCCGGTGAGTGACAACCTGGCGAACCCGACGCCGGTGCACATCACGATGAAGGCGACCGCCTAG
- a CDS encoding class II aldolase/adducin family protein: MSEGFVPLPKLRADVVSTSHRLHANGWVANHDGNVSVRLKGERFLITCTAVSKRDIDDASLLVVDPQGKVLEGRRKPFGELDLHLAVYRGRPEAQVVLHAHPPVATAFGLVGQELSPIALPEMVVSLGDRVPTLQRAMPKDPEGAKRVESAASEYDAFLLSGNGVITLGEDLTQALLRMELVEHYAKILMAARSLGTVQPLAPADVQKLLEARKKAGLGPRR; encoded by the coding sequence GTGAGCGAGGGCTTCGTGCCGCTGCCGAAGCTGCGGGCGGACGTGGTGAGCACCTCCCACCGTCTGCACGCGAACGGCTGGGTGGCCAACCACGACGGCAACGTGTCCGTGCGCCTCAAGGGCGAGCGGTTCTTGATTACGTGCACGGCGGTATCCAAGCGGGACATCGACGACGCGTCGCTGCTGGTGGTGGATCCGCAGGGCAAGGTGCTGGAGGGGCGGCGCAAGCCGTTCGGCGAGCTGGACCTGCACCTGGCGGTGTACCGGGGGCGGCCGGAGGCTCAGGTGGTGCTGCACGCGCACCCGCCGGTGGCCACGGCGTTCGGGCTGGTGGGGCAGGAGCTGTCGCCCATCGCGCTGCCGGAGATGGTGGTGTCGCTGGGAGATCGCGTGCCCACGCTGCAGCGCGCGATGCCCAAGGATCCCGAGGGCGCGAAGCGCGTGGAGAGCGCCGCCTCCGAGTACGACGCGTTTCTGCTGTCGGGCAACGGCGTCATCACGCTGGGTGAGGATCTGACGCAGGCCCTGCTCCGGATGGAGCTGGTGGAGCACTACGCGAAGATCCTCATGGCTGCACGCTCGCTGGGGACGGTGCAGCCGCTGGCGCCCGCGGACGTGCAGAAGCTGCTCGAGGCGCGCAAGAAGGCGGGCCTCGGACCGCGCCGCTAG
- a CDS encoding EutN/CcmL family microcompartment protein yields MNLCKVLGSVTSTLKHPAFAGRKLMVVQPLDEKQQPLGKSFIAVDHTSSAGPGDVVLVMREGGGVRQILGDKTLPIRSLIVGVVDEVDA; encoded by the coding sequence ATGAACCTGTGCAAGGTGCTGGGCAGCGTCACCTCCACCTTGAAGCACCCGGCTTTCGCGGGCCGGAAGCTGATGGTGGTGCAGCCGCTGGATGAGAAGCAGCAGCCCCTGGGCAAGAGCTTCATCGCGGTGGACCACACCTCCTCGGCGGGGCCGGGGGACGTGGTGCTGGTCATGCGCGAGGGCGGCGGGGTGCGGCAGATCCTCGGCGACAAGACGCTGCCCATCCGCTCGCTGATCGTCGGCGTGGTGGACGAGGTGGATGCGTGA
- a CDS encoding EutN/CcmL family microcompartment protein, which produces MYLGRVLGTVVCEQKYEGLEGKRLLVVQPLDHQREPMGSPEVAVDTVSAGRGELVYLVGSREAALALDPWFVPVDAAIVGIVDSVDV; this is translated from the coding sequence ATGTACCTGGGACGCGTCCTCGGCACGGTGGTCTGCGAGCAGAAGTATGAGGGCCTCGAGGGCAAGCGGCTCCTCGTGGTCCAGCCGTTGGATCACCAGCGGGAGCCCATGGGCAGCCCCGAGGTGGCCGTGGACACGGTGTCCGCGGGCCGGGGCGAGCTGGTGTACCTGGTGGGCAGCCGCGAGGCGGCGCTCGCTTTGGATCCGTGGTTCGTGCCGGTGGATGCGGCGATTGTCGGCATCGTGGACTCGGTGGACGTATGA
- a CDS encoding AgmX/PglI C-terminal domain-containing protein — translation MNFSCDNCQRRYSIADEKVRGKTVKVRCKNCQNVISVQGPPMEMEESTRVVSLADVERIREQERAMAAAAPEPAAAPASANPWEDEPTKAAPARPAAAPWFVMVKSKQEGPLDEAGLQGLMESGAINARSFFWQQGMADWKRGSDIPELAGLFAPPAAPPEPPPALPPEPATVAVRGQRTNTPAPQQEDNAWEDVPTTVGQAPAAREPWDLDPPAAAQPQRQSQRQQAQWEEPPQEDQPAWDGQQAQGQDEQQQWDEQQAQGQDEQQQWDEQQAQGQEDQPAWDEPAPDQPRAQKQSRSNGAASKAGMGDDLFSDLDLPDKNEPPPDSESPLAAVGESPDPLASVRGSKPDTKKPVEDTRYFMKKSGVTRRNPAWKVALFIMLPILLIGGGVFALDTLNFVPKMKTVDAQGKPVEKSWLFSGEGRSELKDLLLGNKKPAPTPAPTPTAPEKKPAQGGTAPKPGGSAEEKPATPETGKSAEELQQLLGDASKTDVAPAVRKDAEVAAQDAAGSGGPPAEDVMKVVEKSQGAFQGCVETELRKNPKFKGGKVTLVTTVGTSGVVKDTKLDRKELDTSPVGDCIKKSAKRMVFPKFTLDDGTEEVELQIPLVLTSGAM, via the coding sequence TTGAACTTCTCTTGTGACAATTGCCAGAGGCGGTACTCCATCGCGGACGAGAAGGTCCGCGGGAAGACCGTCAAGGTCCGTTGTAAGAACTGCCAGAACGTCATCTCCGTCCAGGGCCCGCCCATGGAGATGGAAGAGAGCACCCGCGTGGTGTCTCTCGCCGACGTGGAGCGGATCCGCGAGCAGGAGCGCGCCATGGCTGCGGCCGCTCCGGAGCCCGCGGCGGCTCCGGCCAGCGCCAACCCGTGGGAGGACGAGCCCACCAAGGCCGCCCCGGCGCGCCCGGCCGCGGCTCCCTGGTTCGTGATGGTGAAGAGCAAGCAGGAAGGCCCACTGGACGAGGCCGGCCTGCAAGGGCTCATGGAGAGCGGCGCCATCAACGCGCGCAGCTTCTTCTGGCAGCAGGGCATGGCGGACTGGAAGCGCGGCTCGGACATCCCCGAGCTGGCGGGCCTGTTCGCGCCTCCTGCCGCACCGCCCGAGCCTCCGCCCGCGCTGCCGCCCGAGCCCGCCACCGTGGCCGTGCGGGGCCAGCGCACCAACACCCCTGCGCCGCAGCAGGAGGACAACGCCTGGGAGGATGTGCCCACCACGGTGGGGCAGGCGCCTGCGGCCCGCGAGCCGTGGGATCTGGATCCGCCCGCCGCCGCGCAGCCGCAGCGCCAGTCGCAGCGCCAGCAGGCCCAGTGGGAGGAGCCCCCGCAGGAGGATCAGCCCGCGTGGGACGGCCAGCAGGCCCAGGGGCAGGACGAGCAGCAGCAGTGGGATGAGCAGCAGGCCCAGGGGCAGGACGAGCAGCAGCAGTGGGACGAGCAGCAGGCCCAGGGGCAGGAGGATCAGCCTGCGTGGGATGAGCCGGCCCCGGATCAGCCCCGGGCGCAGAAGCAGTCCCGCTCGAATGGCGCGGCCAGCAAGGCGGGGATGGGCGATGATCTGTTCTCGGATCTGGATCTGCCCGACAAGAACGAGCCGCCGCCCGACAGCGAGTCGCCTCTGGCGGCCGTGGGCGAGAGCCCGGATCCGCTGGCGTCGGTGCGAGGCAGCAAGCCGGACACCAAGAAGCCGGTGGAGGACACGCGCTACTTCATGAAGAAGTCGGGCGTCACCCGCCGCAACCCGGCGTGGAAGGTGGCGCTGTTCATCATGCTGCCCATCCTGCTCATCGGCGGCGGGGTGTTCGCGCTGGACACGCTGAACTTCGTGCCGAAGATGAAGACGGTGGACGCCCAGGGCAAGCCGGTGGAGAAGTCCTGGCTGTTCTCGGGCGAGGGCCGCAGCGAGCTGAAGGACCTGCTGCTCGGGAACAAGAAGCCGGCGCCCACCCCGGCTCCCACGCCCACGGCTCCAGAGAAGAAGCCGGCGCAGGGTGGCACCGCGCCGAAACCCGGGGGATCCGCGGAAGAGAAGCCCGCGACGCCGGAGACGGGCAAGTCCGCCGAGGAACTGCAGCAGCTCCTCGGGGACGCGTCGAAGACGGACGTGGCCCCTGCGGTGCGCAAGGACGCCGAAGTCGCCGCCCAAGACGCGGCGGGCAGCGGTGGGCCTCCGGCCGAGGACGTGATGAAGGTGGTGGAGAAGTCCCAGGGCGCCTTCCAGGGCTGCGTGGAGACGGAGCTGCGCAAGAACCCCAAGTTCAAGGGCGGGAAGGTGACGCTCGTGACGACGGTGGGCACCTCGGGCGTGGTGAAGGACACGAAGCTGGACCGCAAGGAGCTGGATACCTCGCCGGTGGGCGACTGCATCAAGAAGAGCGCCAAGCGGATGGTGTTCCCCAAGTTCACCCTGGATGACGGCACCGAGGAGGTCGAGCTGCAGATCCCCCTGGTCCTCACCTCGGGAGCGATGTAA
- a CDS encoding FYDLN acid domain-containing protein, which translates to MPAKDLGNKYVCFKCSTKFYDMKKPDPLCPKCGADQRESPALKAPTEGRRGRLAAAPKVIEPIEPEEPAASEEDEEDLDSFDDEPVEGAEEEEDI; encoded by the coding sequence ATGCCGGCGAAGGACCTCGGGAACAAATACGTCTGTTTCAAGTGCTCGACGAAGTTCTATGACATGAAAAAGCCCGATCCGCTCTGTCCTAAATGCGGAGCGGACCAGCGCGAGAGCCCGGCCCTCAAGGCGCCGACGGAGGGACGCCGTGGCCGGCTGGCCGCTGCTCCCAAGGTCATCGAGCCGATCGAGCCCGAAGAGCCCGCCGCTTCCGAGGAGGACGAGGAGGATCTCGACTCCTTCGACGACGAGCCCGTGGAGGGGGCGGAAGAGGAGGAGGACATCTAG
- a CDS encoding zinc ribbon domain-containing protein gives MREKLKALAELQKVDMEAAALRKAADVHPRQIAELERELGAARSAIEAERARVADIERQKLQLEQNITDEKDKVKKWEARLAEQRSTREYSALAREIDIAKKANLTMADELVEITKTLGTAREAVKGKETEFSARQQSLAGRMTELRAKLAEAESQVKQLEGQRAGASAKVDATLLRRYETIRKKKLPALVGVGAGGQCHGCNMNVPPQLYNQLRTSLGTDVCPSCNRIIYAVEALAEPTSK, from the coding sequence TTGCGGGAGAAATTGAAGGCCCTGGCAGAGCTGCAGAAGGTGGACATGGAAGCGGCCGCCCTGCGCAAGGCCGCGGACGTCCACCCCCGGCAGATCGCCGAGCTGGAGCGGGAACTCGGTGCGGCGCGCAGCGCCATTGAAGCTGAGCGCGCACGGGTCGCGGACATTGAGCGGCAGAAGCTCCAGCTCGAGCAGAACATCACCGACGAGAAGGACAAGGTGAAGAAGTGGGAGGCGCGGCTCGCCGAGCAGCGTTCGACCCGCGAGTACTCCGCCTTGGCCCGGGAGATCGACATCGCCAAGAAGGCGAACCTCACCATGGCCGACGAGCTGGTGGAGATCACCAAGACGCTGGGCACCGCCCGCGAGGCCGTGAAGGGCAAGGAGACCGAGTTCTCCGCCCGCCAGCAGAGCCTGGCCGGACGGATGACCGAGCTCCGCGCCAAGCTGGCCGAGGCCGAGAGCCAGGTGAAGCAGCTCGAGGGCCAGCGCGCGGGCGCGTCCGCCAAGGTGGACGCCACGCTGCTGCGCCGCTACGAGACGATCCGCAAGAAGAAGCTGCCCGCGCTCGTCGGCGTGGGAGCGGGCGGACAGTGCCATGGGTGCAACATGAACGTGCCCCCGCAGCTCTACAACCAGCTGCGCACCTCGCTGGGCACCGACGTGTGCCCCTCGTGCAACCGCATCATCTATGCGGTCGAGGCACTGGCCGAGCCCACCTCGAAGTAG
- a CDS encoding ribonuclease HI family protein has translation MPKPKPTEADLLRHIAREEPLTATVRAFRGLTRERLGQLLEEAASRLEGGEAEPSAEAPTPAAPTPDESPARSATPRLRVYSDGAARGNPGPSGAGAVLIEPGGTVVAKVGKYLGTQTNNYAEYMGLLLGLKHAKSLGAKEIEVFADSELLIRQLGGRYQVKSPTLRPLYEEAVKLLNDFSRVKLVHVPREMNAAADEMSNRAIDERL, from the coding sequence ATGCCGAAGCCGAAGCCGACCGAGGCCGACCTCCTCCGCCACATCGCGCGAGAGGAGCCACTGACGGCCACGGTCCGCGCCTTCCGCGGACTCACCCGCGAGCGGCTGGGCCAGCTGCTGGAAGAGGCCGCCTCTCGCCTGGAGGGCGGTGAGGCCGAGCCCTCCGCCGAGGCCCCCACTCCGGCCGCTCCCACCCCCGACGAGTCCCCTGCTCGCAGCGCCACGCCCCGCCTCCGCGTGTACTCGGATGGAGCGGCGCGCGGAAACCCAGGGCCCAGCGGCGCGGGCGCGGTGCTGATTGAGCCCGGCGGCACCGTGGTGGCCAAGGTCGGCAAGTACCTGGGGACCCAGACGAACAACTATGCCGAGTACATGGGGCTGCTGCTCGGTCTGAAGCACGCCAAGAGCCTGGGCGCCAAGGAGATCGAAGTCTTCGCCGACAGCGAGCTCCTCATCCGCCAGCTCGGCGGCCGTTACCAGGTGAAGAGCCCTACCCTGCGCCCGCTCTATGAGGAGGCCGTGAAGCTCCTCAACGACTTCTCCCGGGTGAAGCTCGTCCACGTGCCGCGCGAGATGAACGCCGCCGCCGACGAGATGAGCAACCGCGCCATCGACGAGCGTCTCTGA
- a CDS encoding sensor histidine kinase has translation MVLITGALLPVVAFSGLMVLRLTRQMQEGVERRLQNSAHEITWAFDREVSATIRTLQALAQSGHLDEGDVEGFRTEALRVQRSQPSWLTVILLTTEGQQLMNLRRPSGAPLPRATEPESLRRTVEDRQAVVGGLVMGNSGQYWGFPIRVPVIRDDQVLYVLSAIITPEALVDVVGRQSPAEGELEFTRVVVDREGLVAYRTRNPERFIGQPATGNFIQNTREGIEGVFRSVTLEGEHSYVAFSRSGLSGWLSAVVVPDEIIDEPFRRSVRVIAASGLLVLLISLTSAIVFARRFAGGLRSMAGAAEALASGEQPRVERSSIEEMERLGLSLTNSAERLRQHQEEERRSREGLEAAVRSRDEFLSLASHELKTPLTSLMLQTQLLQRRMERGEALPPERVGRLLEQTSRQAQRLARLVDDMLDISRLAAGKLSLEPDTFDLVELAAEVAAKLGPQMTEARCEVSVRVTEPVVGAWDRYRLEQVLTNFLTNAARYSAGKPVEVTVQKLEAHVELRVRDQGRGIAPEDHARIFQKFERAVHSHEVSGLGLGLFIVREIVEMHQGTVRVESALGQGATFIVTLPLRSS, from the coding sequence GTGGTGCTGATCACGGGGGCTTTGCTGCCGGTGGTGGCGTTCTCCGGGCTCATGGTGCTGCGGCTCACGCGCCAGATGCAGGAGGGCGTCGAGCGCCGCCTGCAGAACTCGGCCCATGAGATCACCTGGGCCTTCGATCGCGAGGTGTCCGCGACGATCCGGACGCTCCAGGCGCTGGCGCAGTCGGGGCACCTGGATGAGGGGGATGTCGAGGGCTTTCGCACCGAGGCGCTGCGCGTGCAGCGCAGCCAGCCGTCCTGGCTCACGGTGATCCTGCTGACGACGGAGGGCCAGCAGTTGATGAACCTGAGGCGGCCGTCGGGGGCTCCGCTGCCCCGCGCCACCGAGCCCGAGAGCCTGCGCCGCACGGTGGAGGACCGGCAGGCCGTCGTAGGCGGGCTCGTGATGGGGAACTCGGGCCAGTACTGGGGCTTTCCGATCCGGGTGCCCGTCATCCGGGACGATCAGGTGCTGTATGTCCTCTCCGCCATCATCACGCCCGAGGCCCTGGTGGACGTCGTGGGGAGGCAGTCTCCGGCGGAAGGCGAGCTGGAGTTCACCCGCGTCGTCGTGGACCGCGAGGGCCTCGTGGCCTACCGCACGCGCAACCCCGAGCGCTTCATCGGCCAGCCCGCCACCGGCAACTTCATCCAGAACACCCGGGAGGGAATCGAGGGCGTCTTCCGCAGCGTCACGCTGGAGGGCGAGCACTCGTATGTGGCCTTCAGCCGCTCGGGGCTGTCGGGGTGGCTCTCGGCGGTGGTGGTGCCGGACGAAATCATCGATGAGCCCTTCCGGCGCTCGGTCCGGGTCATCGCGGCCTCGGGCCTGCTGGTGCTGCTGATCAGCCTCACGAGCGCCATCGTCTTCGCGAGGCGCTTCGCTGGAGGGCTGCGCTCCATGGCCGGAGCCGCGGAGGCCCTGGCGAGCGGAGAGCAGCCCCGGGTGGAGCGTTCCTCCATCGAGGAGATGGAGCGGCTGGGGCTCTCGCTGACCAACTCTGCCGAGCGCCTACGCCAGCACCAGGAAGAGGAGCGGCGCTCGCGGGAGGGGCTCGAGGCGGCCGTGCGCTCGCGGGATGAGTTCCTCTCGCTCGCCTCGCATGAGCTGAAGACGCCGCTCACCTCGCTGATGCTGCAGACGCAGCTGCTCCAGCGCCGGATGGAGCGGGGGGAGGCCCTGCCGCCCGAGCGGGTGGGGCGGCTGCTGGAGCAGACGTCCCGGCAGGCCCAGCGCCTGGCGCGGCTGGTGGATGACATGCTGGACATCTCGCGCCTCGCCGCGGGCAAGCTCTCGCTGGAGCCGGATACGTTCGATCTGGTGGAGCTGGCGGCGGAGGTGGCGGCGAAGCTGGGCCCGCAGATGACCGAGGCCCGGTGTGAAGTCTCGGTGCGGGTGACGGAGCCCGTGGTGGGCGCGTGGGATCGGTACCGGCTGGAGCAGGTGCTCACCAACTTCCTGACGAATGCGGCCCGCTATAGCGCGGGCAAGCCCGTGGAGGTCACGGTCCAGAAGCTCGAGGCCCACGTCGAGCTTCGGGTGAGGGACCAGGGCCGAGGCATCGCGCCGGAGGACCACGCGCGCATCTTCCAGAAGTTCGAGCGTGCCGTGCACAGCCACGAGGTGAGTGGGCTGGGGCTCGGGCTGTTCATCGTCCGGGAGATCGTCGAGATGCACCAGGGCACGGTGCGGGTGGAGAGCGCGCTGGGGCAGGGGGCGACGTTCATCGTCACCCTGCCGCTGCGGAGCTCCTGA
- a CDS encoding ATP-binding protein has protein sequence MGERIRQHDWSSSGLGPPETWPLRLQGYTDMILRMPTPAIIFWGPEQTQIYNAGYAIIMGPRHPRYLGASYRECWPDTYPTIYPWMRRVLDEGEVIQVDKTLIPVTRHGFTEEAYFTFSFVPLRDDDGRINGFLQPVNEVTEEVIAERRLATLRAIAPRATTHAEVMQETAAAFRGNAQDLPFAVLYLWNDAVHTLDLAVHHGLEMIPEPLRTAGEQVFASGEASKVEDFEALLGRSHTGPWPEPTRSAMILPLRRSPAHAAGGVLVLGISPRLHFDEKYQAFFEAVARELAAVIEQQRAQQALRESEALLRTTFASLAEGISLQDADGTIRFSNTAAERLLGLTADQLSGRTSEDSRWHAIREDGSPFPGEEHPPMVALRTGQPQLGKVLGVRRSDGSLVWLAINALPLPGREDGSPGGVVSSFFDITERKAAEARIRELNATLERRVAERTRELEEANRELEAFSYSVSHDLRAPLRHITGFVQLLDKRARSVLDAKSQEFLKTIAEAAQRGGQLVDDLLDFSRMSRAEMRLASVSLGSLVEEVRRELLPDVEGRRVTWKVEALPAVHGDAALLRLVFRNLLSNAIKYTRTKPEAVIEIFAHALPEETEVVVRDNGVGFEMEFVGKLFGVFQRLHSVEEFEGTGIGLANVRRVVHRHGGRVWAEGVPGQGATFHFTLPLSSR, from the coding sequence ATGGGCGAGCGCATCCGCCAGCACGACTGGTCTTCCTCAGGACTCGGCCCGCCCGAGACCTGGCCCCTGCGGCTCCAAGGCTACACCGACATGATCCTGCGGATGCCCACGCCCGCCATCATCTTCTGGGGGCCCGAGCAGACGCAGATCTACAACGCGGGCTACGCCATCATCATGGGGCCCCGGCATCCTCGCTACCTGGGGGCCTCCTACCGCGAGTGCTGGCCGGACACTTACCCCACCATCTACCCGTGGATGCGGCGGGTGCTGGACGAGGGCGAGGTCATCCAGGTGGACAAGACGCTCATCCCCGTGACGCGCCACGGTTTCACGGAGGAGGCCTACTTCACCTTCTCCTTCGTTCCGCTCCGGGATGACGACGGCCGGATCAACGGCTTCCTGCAGCCGGTGAATGAAGTGACGGAGGAGGTGATCGCGGAGCGGAGGCTCGCCACGCTGCGCGCCATCGCGCCCCGGGCCACGACCCACGCCGAGGTGATGCAGGAGACCGCCGCCGCTTTCCGCGGGAACGCGCAGGATTTGCCCTTCGCCGTGCTGTACCTGTGGAACGACGCCGTGCACACGCTGGACCTCGCGGTGCACCACGGCTTGGAAATGATTCCCGAGCCGCTGCGGACGGCGGGGGAGCAAGTGTTCGCGTCGGGCGAGGCCTCGAAGGTGGAGGACTTCGAAGCGCTGCTGGGCCGCAGCCACACGGGCCCGTGGCCGGAGCCCACGCGCTCGGCCATGATTCTGCCGTTGCGGCGCTCTCCCGCCCACGCGGCCGGGGGCGTGCTCGTGCTCGGCATCAGCCCGCGCCTGCACTTCGATGAGAAGTACCAGGCGTTCTTCGAGGCCGTGGCCCGGGAACTGGCGGCCGTCATCGAGCAGCAGCGCGCTCAGCAGGCCCTGCGGGAGAGCGAAGCCCTGCTGCGCACCACCTTCGCGTCGCTCGCCGAGGGAATCAGCTTGCAGGACGCGGATGGGACGATCCGCTTCTCGAACACCGCTGCGGAGCGGCTCTTGGGCCTCACCGCGGATCAGCTGAGTGGCCGCACCTCGGAGGATTCACGCTGGCACGCCATTCGTGAGGACGGCAGCCCCTTCCCAGGAGAAGAGCATCCGCCCATGGTGGCCCTGAGGACCGGCCAGCCGCAGCTGGGCAAGGTGCTCGGGGTCCGCCGGTCCGACGGCAGCCTCGTGTGGTTGGCCATCAACGCCCTGCCTCTGCCAGGGCGAGAGGATGGCTCACCGGGAGGCGTGGTGAGTTCCTTCTTCGACATCACCGAGCGGAAGGCGGCGGAGGCCCGCATCCGTGAGCTCAACGCCACCCTCGAGCGGCGGGTGGCGGAGCGGACCCGGGAACTGGAAGAGGCCAACCGGGAGTTGGAGGCCTTCAGCTACTCGGTGTCGCACGACCTGCGTGCCCCGCTGCGTCACATCACCGGCTTCGTCCAGCTCCTGGACAAGCGCGCCCGGTCCGTTCTCGACGCCAAGTCCCAAGAGTTCTTGAAGACGATCGCGGAGGCGGCTCAGCGAGGAGGGCAGCTCGTGGACGACCTGCTCGACTTCAGCCGCATGTCTCGCGCCGAGATGCGCCTGGCGTCTGTCTCCTTGGGCTCGCTGGTGGAAGAGGTGCGGCGCGAGCTCTTGCCCGATGTCGAAGGCCGCCGGGTGACGTGGAAGGTGGAGGCCCTGCCGGCGGTCCACGGGGACGCGGCGCTGCTGCGGCTCGTCTTCCGGAACCTGTTGTCCAACGCCATCAAGTACACCCGGACGAAGCCCGAGGCCGTCATTGAAATCTTCGCCCACGCGCTTCCGGAGGAGACCGAGGTCGTCGTGCGCGACAACGGGGTGGGCTTCGAGATGGAGTTCGTCGGTAAGCTCTTCGGTGTGTTCCAGCGGCTTCACTCCGTCGAGGAGTTCGAGGGCACAGGCATTGGGCTGGCGAACGTGCGCCGCGTCGTCCATCGCCATGGGGGCCGGGTGTGGGCCGAGGGCGTCCCGGGCCAAGGCGCCACGTTCCATTTCACGTTGCCCCTCTCCTCGCGCTGA